AAAAGTCCCATCTCTTGCTAGTTTTAAAACCGACACCTACTCATTTCAGTGTGCCCCCCCCGGTTCTGGGAGTTGGTGAACACCAGGCCCCTCTTCCCTTCATTCACACTCATCAGTATTTTATAGACCTCGATCttatcccacctcagccttctccttcccAGTTGAAGAGTCCTggctgttagaccccgactccatgtggcgcccaacgactagggagacgacgatccaattgctcatggatcctgttactcattagccagagcaagcagggtgcaaacgctacttgcacacattgctcacaacagctttattcagaatggagacagctttgggccaggtccccaaaaacaaaaaaaaaggggacctgcactgaacatcaGTTCTTTTTACactttatacaccttggttcatacatatcaATATTTGTTCCCcctctgtccctccttctgttccacccatttctcctctcctctcaagctctgcctctgtttactgtttacttcattagcatggaattgcttATGCATTaccttcatttacatgcctctctgcttagAGCGCATGCATAAGACCATGACCCTGGCTTCTTtcagtcacttgctggttctttctggtttcttgctgactcctccttcatctccaaggtcttgcttccgCTTTATTTCCTGATGATAGCCGGTGGGCTGCaccttgttcttcttacacaatggctCTAACACTACgactttgtttagaaaactgcttgcctaaccATTTGCAAGGTTGGTTATTTCTAAtatatcatcctgccttgtgaccagcagcttttgctgggaCACAGATACAAGCCTTTAtgcagctgcaaatccagtgctccccaaaatccaaaAATTGTTACCCTAACAACGGCCTTTTCAGTCTTTAATTTGTTTTACCCCTGCCTGCTGTCGGCCACTGCCCTCCCACTTACTCACAAGAAGAAGCATcttatgctgctggtggcagtagGGTTGGAGCATTTGCTCAGCCATGATGGTCAGGAGGAGAGGTACATGATGGTCATGTACAGGAGGCAGGGATCTGGCGTGAGCCCTGTTCTTCGACCCACTGATTAGCTGGAACAAGTGTTGAGCCAGGTTTGAGCATCGTGTGCCTTCTTTGGGTCTCCTTTCTACTCTGGGAAGAAGCAGCCACTACCTGAGGCTGAGGAAGGGCAGGTGATGCTTGTCCAACCCGCCTTCCAACTATTCGGTGGGCCCAATACGagaggctgctcccagcccttgcCTCTCGTTGGCAGTGTTGGCATTCagtgtggtggggtgggtgggtagaGACCCTGCTGGGAGGCACAGTGGGGTCAGATGGCAGGGCCAGGAACACCATCTGTCACACACGTCCTGTCCTGGTTCGGGCATCACCTCGTGTGACCTGCTCGGGCTCACACCATGGGGCTGCCTCCTGTGAAGCCTTTCCATCCTTTCCAGGCCAGCAGCTGGTGGGTGAAATTCAGCCATTACGGGGCCTGTGGGAGGAGATCGTCTCGCCCTGCGCTGTGCTCCAGGAGCAATACCGTGAGTACCAGAGGCAAGCGCTGCACTCAGGTCTGCTAGGGCAAGGGTTGAAGTGAGGGGGAAGAGatcccccacccctgagccagGCCCACGGTGAAGAGATCGAGCTCAGCAAAGTTCCCAGGACTGTCCTACACTGAGTGGGGCTTAAGCCCCAGCAGAGCCCCTGACGCAGGACATTTGTCCAAAACTGGGAAGAATTCATCCTCTTTGGGCAAACTGCCAAACGTCCCATTGGCCCCGGGCTGTGGCCACAGGAGCAGGATGTGGCTTGGGGAGCATCAGCCGCTGGGGCTTCCTCCTAAAGTGGAAGCACTGGCACATTCACATAATGCTCTGCCCTGCCTAATTACCTCCAGCCTCTCcacagagctaattagcctgccAGCATCACCACACACAGGCAGATCCCTTTACCAGTTATCCCAGTCCTTGTCCCCGCAGGGTTACACAAGTGCAAGGGGTGTCACCTTGGGACCCATCAACctgcaggcagggccctgccactCTGCAGGCTCCGATTGTCCAACCCTGCTTCCAACTATTCAGTGGGCCCAATACAAGAGGCTGATCCCAGCCCTTGCCTCTTGTTGGCAGTCTTGGCATtcagggtggtggggtgggaggataGAGCCCCTGCCTGGAGGCTCACAGCAAGCTgcatccagggttcaggtggAAATCCGGCGGTTGCTGTTCACCTCATGCTCCTGACCTGAATCTGTAGGCACTCTCCTGACCAGGGtttcccaaggctggagacatcACGGAGGGAACCTCTACTACTTCTCAGAGAAGAAAAGTTCCTGGGAGGAGGCCGAGCAGTTTTGCGTGTCCCAGAACTCGCACCTGAGCTCCGTCCTCTCCCGGGAAGAGCAGGTGAGTGCAGGGATGTCTCAGGGACTTCCCCGACCGCAGCACAACAGCCTCCCTGCCAAGCCCTTCTCCCCCATGGCAGTGAGGACATTGCTGCCCTGTAGCCAGGGTCACACTAATGCTGCTATTTGTGTCTGGTAGGAGTATCTTGCCACGGAACTCAGAGGCGCATATCACTGGATCGGGCTGAGCGACCGTGAGGCAGAAGGCTCCTGGCGCTGGGTGGATGGCTCCAAGTACACGGAGGGGTAACGGCACTGGGACACTCTGGCCTGGGTGGAGCCTCTTGGAAATTTCTGCTCGCTTCAGAGCATAATCTTGGGCTGGGAGAGCCCTCAGGAGACCTCTAGTTCATGTCCTTGCTCCAGGCAGGGCCTCCCAGTCTGCACCGCCCCACACAAGGGTTTGTCTGACCGACTTCCCCAGACAGAGATTTCCCCCCTCTCCAAGGACCTGCTTTTGTGCTGAACACCCTCAGAGCTGGAAAGGTCTCCCTAAGCTCCCACCCAGTTCTGCCAGCCTTTCCTTGCAGGTCAGgttttctagacctctgatcCCTTTGGTTGTTCTGCTGGCGTCCCTCCGTGGCGTCTTTGTGTTTCTTGAAGTGTTCCCCATCGCAGGCTTCCAGGACCTCTGCGCTTCTCTAGAGATCAGTTTTGCAAAGATGAGTGGGCTCCAGCGTGACATGGCCCTAGCTCCTCACTCAGTAATGGTTGGAGCTGGAGGACAGGGGATTAGAGGTTGTGCATGTAGGCCTTGAGATGGTGGAGGTGTGGACAAGGAGAAGTGAGGCCCAGGACTCCCCTGGcaatggggaaagggaaaggtcCTGGTTGGGGAGGTTTGTGCCCCTGcgggatgggggaaggaggagaggaggagcaCACGGGGTGCGTCTGCAGCATGGCAGCACAGCACTCAGCCTTGCTGATGAGGAAATGAGCCCTGGCtacccactcccaccccttgggCATCCACACCACAATGCAAAGGGGGCACCTGGGGCTTTCCAAGCCAGGCTCTGGGGTGCAGGTGTGAAGGAGAGTGCTAGGGTGACACCCCACCTGCATTGTCTCCTGGCTGATGTGGGTGGACAGAGCTTATGGTACCAGGATGCAGAGAAGCCCTAGTGACCGTGGtaaggaggaggcagcagaggaggctctcagagctgcaggcacaggggagtggggggcatcaTAGGCTGCCCCTGACATAGCTGGGGAGGAAGGGCACCGGGTGCCACATCCTATTCTACCTCTTGGGTGTGCAAGTGGGCTTGGGCACCCAGGTACCGTTTCCTTCTCCCGTTTCAATCCCTGGAAAACCGGTAATGCAAACGGTGGGTGGGTCCTGTtactcctcactgctttttggtGACTGAAGGGTGACATGGTCTTACATACTAGATGCACTCAGGGGTTTTCAGGACATGAACAGGGTGGCACAGAAGCACACCTAAAATGGGAAACAGAAGCTGGCCCTAGGAGTCTGCAGCGGCCTTTGCCTATAGAAGAACAGAGCCTAATAACCCCTGGTCAAGGGTGCCTACACTGGCCAGTCAGCAGGAAATGTCCTTTTTTCCCTAGGTTTTGGACAGAAAGCCAGCCGGACAACTGGGATCAGGGAGTTGGAGGGACAGAAGACTGTGTTCACCTGAGCAAACCACGTTATGAAACATGGAATGAtgcccactgtgccctgcagcaccGGTGGATCTGTAAGGCGGCCCTGGGGTAGGCCACTGTTCTCCCAGGGAAGCCACGCAGTAGTCTGGGACCATAGAGTAAGCATCTGTAAAGCAAGCTCACACATAATAGGTTAAGACAAGTTCAAATAAGTGCTTTTTGGGAAGCAGTAATAGCAGTTAAGAGTAACAGCCAGTTTTCTGCTTTGCGATAAGAGCCAAATTGCATGTAGTCAGCTAGCAGCCTAGGATCCCCAAACCGCGGGCACGCAGCTCCAGAAAGCCTGACCCCCCCGCCGCTGGCCGAATAGGTCCTGATCTAAGACAGGCTGGGGTCTGGTCTCCATTGTCGTGACCTGGCAGGTGTGAGCGTGGCACAGCCCAGGAGACACCAAGGGAAACCCGCAAGACCCAAACCTGGCGGGCAGCCGAGGCAGAGCCGAGCTCTCTCCTCTCGTGGCTGATCCCCAGTCCTGCAGACTGCACTTTGATTTCCAGCCCCTGCAGGCTGCGGGTCAGCTGTCCCGGGCCATCATGAAGGGGACTGGCCCTagtagcagggatcacccccttcCCGACCCAGGACAGGACACCAGTGCCATGTCTGCCGGGTTGGCCAAGCTCATGCATTCCAGACCCATCCGTCGGACTTCGCAAGATCGTGGGACTGGCTGCAAACCTTGGCATGTGCCCTAAAGCAAAGAGACCTGTGGGGCATTTTATGCAGGGGGCTGGCAGCCATGGGACTCCTCTCCCCAGCACCTTACCGGACCTCTGCTGctacactctgcccctgcccttatagtttcatactttcatagtagtttggggttagaagggacctgaatagatcatctagtctgaccccgcACCACTTTccagagcacatgctgggatcacaggaccccagacaggtgttcatccaacctctttttgaatttacctaAGGTAGGATCGAGGACCACTTcactaggaagttggttccagatcctagctaccatgacagtgaaatagtgcctcctaatctctaacctgaagaccctgggggtcttcaagaggaggttagatgagtatctagctggggtcatctagacccagcactctttcctgcctatgcagggggtcggacttgatgatctattgaggtcccttccgaccctaacatctatgaatctattctccagcagcttctggccattgttcctcgtcaccccaggtgctgctggggggaataggacccttcctatttgctactgatctcccctaatgaatttgtaggcagccaccaagtcccccatcagcctcctcttgccgaggctgaacaggttcaggtccctcagcctccccttgtagggcctgccctgctgccctccaaccttcatggggctgctctgctgtcgctcacacccacccccacagccatgtCGCCAGGACTAGGCTTCAAGTGCCCCAGGAGGTGGTAGCCATCTTTAGTgagggcaggcccctgctgcacgGTGGCACTCTTGGGGAAAGGGCGAGCATCTTGCTGGCATCACCCCCTTGGCTAAGCATGGAGGAGGGGGTTCCTGGCCCCACGCTGCCCTGGCACCGCATCAGAAACCAGCTCACGTGGCCCAAGGCCAACCTGCAAGTGCTGCAGCAATGGTCCCTTCTTTGCCCTCATGGAGCTTGCATCATCTGTGTCTGCATGCTGTCCCTGCATCATCCAGACcgctgcagccagcactgctcGCATGCACCCGCATCTTCCCTTGACTTGTGTGCATTGGGGCTGAACCCAGGGGCCGACTGCACACACGACAAAGGCAGCACAGCCCTTCAGCCCTGGCCGGCCAGCGCCATTCACTGATAGAGCCCATGTGAATGGATCTGGGAGAGACCCTGGAAATCTTTGTGCTTCCGTGATGGCTGTTCCCAGATGGCAGGACATGCAACCGTGGGTATGAAGTGCAGCAGAATAGATTGCAAGGAAATCTCAGGGGGAAAACCTTTCTTAATGTCAAAGCAGCAGAGCAATGGGACCAGCTGCCCAGGGAGCTAACGACCCTGCTTCTCTGGAGGTTTGCAAGCAAAGGTTGGAGGCAGTCTGTGTGCAGTGGGCTAGGAACAGTCTCTTGCTGCCTCCATGCAGGGGCCTGGATTGGATGCTTGAGGTCTCTCCAACCCAGTATCTTCACAGTGCGGTGGGCAACAGTGCCACCTGCCGAGTCCTGCCTCAATATGCAGGAGAGCCCAGGATTTGTTTGTGATCCCTTTTCTGGAGCCAGCTGGTAGTTGGCAGGAACAggaagcaagcttttgggcacaaagaaCTCCACTTTTCACCTGAGGACCCAGCTAACCCAGTGTCAACAGCCTCCAGGGTTGTCTGGACAGGAAAATCCCCGTCCAAGTGCAGGGCAGTGGTTcacctgctccatccagcacAGGAGACTGCCAAGGTCTGGGTCCCACACTGCCAGGAGGACGTGGGTGgattgggaagagcccagtgcagagtaaccaaaatgatcagggctTGGGAGGCAGGAGCACAGGTTGGAAGAGCTGGGGGGACTGAGTCTGAacatggctgggatggtttagcgagggctggtcctgccttgagcagggggctggactagatgaccatgtgagggcccttccagcctgactttcaaTAGTCCTTTGATCCTGAGCACCTGGGTGGTCTCACAGTCCCCGATAACCAGTCTTAcgtctatccctgggaaaatgctagagaaaatactcaaagaacacatttgtgcaggccaagcaggggaaacgatgctgaggggaaaccaacacgggtttgtcacaggtagatcctgcctgacaaaccttgtagccttctatgaccaggtcacgcactgcctggacgtgggagccgaggctgatgtcatcttcctggactttaggaaggccttcaacacagttttgcaccctatcctcattgggaggCTAGCAGATTGCagagtggacacctacacggccaggtgggtggccaactggcttagggaccgcacccagagagtggtggtggatggttccttcttggcctggcgggaggtgggcagtggggtcccacagggttcggtcctcggaccaatattattccatatcttcatcagcgatttggatgagggcgtggagagcaccctctccaagttcgctgatgataccaagttatggggcaaagttagtacaccggagggcagggaacagattcaagctgagctggacaggttggatcaatgggcagagagaaataggatgcaatttaataaagataaatgtaaggtactccacctgggaaggaggaacccccagcacacctataggttggggagtgtccttctcagcagctcggaggcagagagggatcttggagtcataattgactccaagatgaacgtgagccggcagtgtaacgaggccatcaacaaggccaatcgtaccttgtcgtgcattagcaggtgcatgactaataggacaaaggaggtgatgctccccctctatgcagcacaggtcaggccacagttggagtgctgtgtccagttttgggcgccgcgcttcaagagggacgcggggaatctggagagggtccagaggagggccactcgcatgattagtggcctttgtgatagaccctacggggggaggttgatagagctgaatctcttcagccttcacaagagacggctgaggggagatcttgtggccacctatagatttattaggggaggtcaacaaggaataggggaagcgctgtttaccagggcaccccagggagtgactaggaataacgggtgtaaactagttgagagtggatttaggttagacattaggaagaaatttttcacagta
This genomic window from Alligator mississippiensis isolate rAllMis1 chromosome 2, rAllMis1, whole genome shotgun sequence contains:
- the LOC132248251 gene encoding C-type lectin domain family 4 member F-like, which produces MLFTMQLRYSHRAVGRRRRLGSPCTMKAAAEEPVYETMVMSDVPRQSCGKGNLPESSPERSRILHALLLLLSLLLAASLGGVTAMYFQEWREKHRVAEVVQRIRDFWKENSTVNMSVLEQTGQQLVGEIQPLRGLWEEIVSPCAVLQEQYRTLLTRVSQGWRHHGGNLYYFSEKKSSWEEAEQFCVSQNSHLSSVLSREEQEYLATELRGAYHWIGLSDREAEGSWRWVDGSKYTEGFWTESQPDNWDQGVGGTEDCVHLSKPRYETWNDAHCALQHRWICKAALG